In a single window of the Mesorhizobium shangrilense genome:
- a CDS encoding SO2930 family diheme c-type cytochrome, with protein MRWLAEGFAAGAAAALLCIAAAMSADAAPADDLILAKSPPKSLSEFGFFGDLRGQAPAAGVVPFDLNTPLFSDGAMKTRFVYVPAGKQAIYDEVEAFAFPVGSALIKTFAFPADYRQPDQNLRLVETRVLLRQQTGWQAWAYLWNDAQTDAVLKIAGAKVDIATTTADGTPLQFSYSVPNKNQCKGCHALGGEIVPLGPKARNLNRNHSYAGVEENQLGHWAAAGVLVGAPEPAAAPAVPDWRDAAASLDLRARAWLDVNCAHCHRREGPASNSGLFLTWGEQDPVAYGIRKRPVAAGKGSGGRDFDIAPGEPERSILLYRVESTEAGVMMPELGRHLADPDAVALLSAWISSLK; from the coding sequence ATGCGCTGGTTGGCGGAAGGCTTCGCGGCCGGCGCAGCGGCCGCCCTCTTGTGCATCGCCGCGGCCATGAGCGCGGATGCGGCACCGGCTGACGATCTCATTCTCGCCAAATCGCCGCCAAAGTCGCTGTCGGAGTTCGGCTTCTTCGGCGACCTGCGGGGCCAGGCGCCCGCCGCCGGCGTCGTCCCCTTCGATCTCAACACGCCGCTCTTTTCCGACGGCGCGATGAAAACTCGATTTGTCTATGTGCCAGCCGGCAAGCAGGCCATCTACGACGAGGTCGAGGCGTTCGCGTTTCCGGTCGGGTCGGCGTTGATCAAGACCTTTGCCTTCCCTGCGGACTACCGGCAGCCCGACCAGAACCTGCGGCTGGTGGAGACGAGGGTGCTGCTGCGTCAGCAAACGGGGTGGCAGGCCTGGGCCTATCTCTGGAACGACGCGCAGACGGACGCGGTGCTGAAGATCGCCGGGGCGAAGGTGGACATTGCGACAACGACCGCCGACGGAACGCCGCTTCAGTTCAGCTATTCGGTGCCGAACAAGAACCAGTGCAAGGGGTGCCACGCCTTGGGCGGGGAGATCGTGCCGCTGGGGCCGAAGGCGCGCAACCTGAACCGGAACCATTCATATGCCGGCGTGGAAGAGAACCAGCTCGGGCACTGGGCGGCCGCGGGCGTTCTCGTGGGCGCGCCGGAGCCTGCCGCCGCGCCGGCCGTGCCGGACTGGCGCGATGCGGCCGCATCGCTCGATCTGCGGGCGCGGGCCTGGCTCGACGTCAATTGCGCGCATTGCCATCGCCGCGAGGGCCCGGCCAGCAATTCGGGTCTTTTCCTGACATGGGGCGAACAGGACCCTGTGGCCTACGGCATCCGCAAACGGCCGGTGGCGGCAGGCAAGGGCTCGGGCGGCCGCGACTTCGACATCGCGCCGGGCGAGCCGGAGAGGTCGATCCTACTCTATCGCGTGGAGAGCACGGAAGCCGGCGTCATGATGCCGGAGCTCGGCCGCCATCTCGCCGATCCCGATGCCGTGGCGCTGCTGAGCGCGTGGATTTCATCCCTCAAGTAG
- a CDS encoding parallel beta-helix domain-containing protein, whose amino-acid sequence MHFKRDGKGFVRQAADRLARIGAIGLSVMTIYGALSGAAQAAERLVEAGEGAAERLVETLIMAEPGDIVRIGEGRIELTEGLSLDVDDVTVKGVGNDKTILSFKGQSGSGEGLLVTSDRVVLEDFAVEDTRGDGVKAKGSDQITFRNLRVEWTNGPDANNGAYGVYPVSSRNVLVEGVIVKGAADAGIYVGQSEDIVVRNSRAEFNVAGIEIENSMRADVYGNVATRNTGGILVFDLPNLPVQGGRDVRVFDNDVHDNDTPNFAPRGNTVAMVPKGMGIMVMANRNVHVFGNRLAGNGTTHVLIAAYPNEYDDDSYMFVPRGVYVHDNVYGEGGGAPDGEVGSIISEISGTPVPDIVWDGATKLTEYASWVAAEDRIYVAEPEGTTFANLKIISNMLLPWGWWPDKDISAYAGSLPEPAPVKLPQDGGA is encoded by the coding sequence ATGCACTTCAAGCGGGATGGGAAGGGTTTCGTCCGGCAGGCAGCGGACCGGCTGGCGCGCATCGGCGCGATCGGCCTGTCCGTTATGACGATCTATGGCGCGCTGTCGGGCGCAGCCCAGGCCGCCGAGCGCCTCGTCGAAGCCGGCGAAGGGGCGGCCGAGCGTCTGGTCGAGACGTTGATCATGGCCGAGCCGGGAGACATTGTGCGCATCGGGGAGGGTCGCATCGAGCTCACCGAGGGGCTGTCGCTGGACGTCGACGACGTGACCGTGAAGGGGGTGGGGAACGACAAGACGATCCTGTCCTTCAAGGGCCAGAGCGGATCGGGGGAGGGGCTGCTGGTGACCTCCGACCGGGTCGTGCTGGAGGATTTCGCGGTCGAGGACACCAGGGGCGACGGCGTCAAGGCGAAGGGGTCGGACCAGATCACCTTCCGCAATCTCCGCGTCGAGTGGACAAACGGTCCCGACGCGAACAACGGCGCTTACGGCGTCTATCCGGTGTCGTCGAGGAACGTGCTGGTCGAAGGCGTAATCGTGAAGGGCGCGGCAGACGCCGGCATCTATGTCGGCCAGAGCGAGGACATCGTCGTGCGCAACAGCCGCGCCGAGTTCAACGTCGCCGGCATCGAGATCGAGAATTCCATGCGCGCCGACGTCTATGGCAATGTCGCGACGCGCAACACAGGCGGCATCCTGGTGTTCGACCTGCCGAACCTTCCGGTGCAGGGCGGCCGCGACGTACGTGTGTTCGACAATGACGTCCACGACAACGACACGCCGAATTTCGCGCCGAGGGGCAATACGGTGGCGATGGTGCCGAAGGGCATGGGCATCATGGTGATGGCCAACCGCAACGTGCACGTGTTCGGCAACCGGCTCGCCGGCAACGGTACGACGCATGTGCTCATCGCGGCCTACCCGAACGAGTATGACGACGACAGTTACATGTTCGTGCCGCGCGGGGTCTACGTGCACGACAACGTCTACGGCGAGGGCGGCGGCGCACCCGACGGCGAGGTCGGCAGCATCATCAGCGAAATCTCCGGGACACCGGTTCCGGACATCGTGTGGGATGGTGCGACGAAGCTGACCGAGTATGCATCCTGGGTCGCGGCGGAGGACCGCATCTATGTCGCGGAGCCGGAAGGCACGACTTTCGCCAACCTGAAGATCATCTCGAACATGCTCCTGCCCTGGGGCTGGTGGCCCGACAAGGATATCTCGGCCTATGCGGGCAGTCTGCCGGAGCCCGCGCCGGTCAAGCTTCCGCAGGACGGCGGGGCGTAG